The nucleotide sequence TAACCTGGAAAAGCTAGCTGAATAAATAAAGGTGTCCCGAGAGCTTCGTCTTTCGGACACCTTTCTTTTTTGACAGCCTGCTGCTGATTGAATACATGAATATGAGAAAAGAATATAGAAACCTTTTAGAGATGCCGCTTATCTGTTTTTCTTCAGCTTTCTGCGGTCAAGGCTTTTTCATTGCGTTCGGTTACGCGCTGTAAATACCCTTGGTAAAGATCCACTTCTTCTCCATGCAGTGAACTCGCATAGAGACGGCCGGCATGTTGATGAAGAGTATTTAAAAACCGCAGCATCACATCTTGGACAGTAAGTTTGCGGCCCAGCAGTTCAGACAATGAAGCCATCACCTCGGGCTGGATATCAGGGTAATCCCACTTGGTTATTTCTGTTTTTTTGGCTGTCTCGTAGAAGCGGCGGATAAGTGATGCTCTTTCTGAGCCGCTGCCGCTTACACATAAATAAATCTGAACAGCCACTCCACGGCGAATGCGCCGTTGGGAAATGCCGGCAAACTTTTTTCCACCGATGCTTAAATCATAACTTCCCGGACAATAAGAGCCTACAATTTCATAGGCGTCAATCCTTGCAGAAAAGCCGGAAAACATTTGTTTAATCAACAGATACATCGCTTCATAGCCACGATCAATATCAATCCCTTTTTCTGTATCAGGAAAAATAAGCGATAAATTAAGCACACCCTCATCAAGTGCTACAGCAAGCCCCCCGAGTTACGAACGATAACTTGTAAACCAGCTTCTTGTAAAAGCTTGATTCCCTCCTGCAGGAAAGGAAGTTTTGTGTCCTGGATACCGAGCACTACGGTGTTATGGTGAACCCATGCTCTCGCAGTCGGTGGGCTGGAGCCAGCACCGACTGATGTACATAATGTATCATCGGCGGCAAACGACTGAAGTGCGCTGAACATCGGCCCTAAGCTTGACTGATCAATCAGGCGCCACTCCGGCTGCTTAAGTAATTGTAGCGATTCATTCATAATGTGTTCTCCTTCTCGATAGTCACATCAAAAAAACCGGCAGACGCCGGTCTGACCTTACTTTATCGGGAACAGTCATTCAATGCAACTGTTATTTTAGTGACTGGGCAGCAGTAATCAGCGCCAGTTTGTACACATCTTCTTCACTGCAGCCGCGGGACAGGTCATTCACCGGCGCATTCAATCCTTGCAAGATCGGTCCAACCGCTTCAAAGTTACCAAGACGCTGGGCAATCTTATAACCGATATTCCCTGCTTCTAAGCTTGGAAAAATAAAGACATTGGCATCTCCTTGAATGACCGAATCCGGCGCCTTCTTCCTAGCAACAGACGGAACAAATGCTGCATCAAATTGAAATTCTCCGTCAATGACCAATTCTGGTTCTCTCTCTTTCGCTAATTGGAGGGCTTCTTCCACTTTTTCCGTTTCCGGGGACTTCGCCGATCCTTTTGTCGAGAAGCTCAGCATAGCAATCCGCGGCGAAAGGTCAAACATTTCTGCCGTTTTGGCACTCTCAATGGCAATTTCCGCTAAATCATTGCTATCTGGAGCAATATTGATCGCACAATCAGCAAAAACATATTTCTCTTCTCCACGTACCATAATAAACACACCAGATGTTTTTTTGACTCCTTGCTTTGTTTTGATAATTTGTAAGGCCGGGCGAACCGTATCAGCTGTAGAATGGGCAGCCCCGCTTACAAGCCCTTCGGCATAGCCTTTGTAAACAAGCATTGTACCAAAATAATTTTCATCCATTAAGATATTCTGTGCTTCCTCTTCTGTTGCTTTGCCTTTCCGGCGTTCAACGAATGATTGAACAAGTTCATTAAGACGACTGTCGCTTGCAGGATCAACAATTTCGATTCCTTCCAGTCCTGCTTGCAGCTGGGAAGCCTTCTGCTTAATTTCCTGCTCATCGCCGATGAGGATCGGTGTTAACAGATTTTCTTTCGCCAGCCGGCTCGCAGCAGCTACTATGCGTTCATCATGTCCTTCCGGGAAAACAATTCTTACGTTCTGTCCGGAAAGCTTGTTTTCTAAAGCCGTAAATAAATCACTCATTCCAATTCCCTCCTTATCCCTTCCTATACTCAGGATACCTTCTACAGTTATGATTTTACATAATAAAATGTCTCTTCTCCATCATTCCCTCTCCTTTTTATGTTCACACACCCGTCAAAGCACTTTTATGGATTGCCTCCAGATGTATGTTATATTAATAACTGAAAACATTTACATAAGGAGTGAATAAGATGAGTGAAGCTGCAAAAACAATTGACGGCTGGTATTGTCTGCATGATTTTCGTCTGATTGATTGGACGACTTGGAAGTTGCTTTCAAGTGATGAACGTCAAACAGCTATTTATGAGTTCCAGCAATTTCTCAATAAGTTAAATGCCGTTCACGAGGCAAAAGAGGGAAGCCATGCGTTTTACAGCATCGTTGGCCAAAAAGCTGATTTTATGCTGATGATTCTTCGCCCGACAATGGAAGAGTTAAATGCTATTGAAACGGAATTCAACAAGTTAAAAATTGCCGAATGCACAATCCCAGGCTATTCTTACGTATCTGTTGTCGAATTGAGCAATTACTTATCCAGTGATGAAGATCCATATCAAAACCCGCAGATTCGTTCCCGCTTATATCCTGAGCTGCCAAGAGCAAAGCATGTTTGCTTCTATCCAATGGATAAGCGCCGCCAAGGAGAAGATAACTGGTACATGCTCCCAATGGAAGAGCGCGGGAAACTTATGCGCAGCCATGGCATGATCGGCCGCCAATATGCTGGCAAAGTGAAACAAATTATTACTGGGTCTGTCGGTTTCGATGATTATGAATGGGGCGTTACACTATTCGCTGACGATGTGCTTCAATTTAAAAAACTTGTATATGAAATGCGGTTTGATGAAGTCAGCGCCCGTTACGGCGAATTCGGAGCGTTCTTTGTCGGCAATCTGCTCGATGATTCTAAGTTGGAGCAAATGCTGCAAATTAATTAAAAAACTGCCTAAAGCCTTTTCTACATTTTAGAAAAGGCTTTTTATTTTGTCATGAAACTCAAATTTCCACATACACATTAATTGACAACCGATTTGAAAAATCTATTCGTTCAAGGAGGGTTCCTGTGAGTCCATCAA is from Bacillus sp. PK3_68 and encodes:
- the pta gene encoding phosphate acetyltransferase; its protein translation is MSDLFTALENKLSGQNVRIVFPEGHDERIVAAASRLAKENLLTPILIGDEQEIKQKASQLQAGLEGIEIVDPASDSRLNELVQSFVERRKGKATEEEAQNILMDENYFGTMLVYKGYAEGLVSGAAHSTADTVRPALQIIKTKQGVKKTSGVFIMVRGEEKYVFADCAINIAPDSNDLAEIAIESAKTAEMFDLSPRIAMLSFSTKGSAKSPETEKVEEALQLAKEREPELVIDGEFQFDAAFVPSVARKKAPDSVIQGDANVFIFPSLEAGNIGYKIAQRLGNFEAVGPILQGLNAPVNDLSRGCSEEDVYKLALITAAQSLK
- the hemQ gene encoding hydrogen peroxide-dependent heme synthase; this translates as MSEAAKTIDGWYCLHDFRLIDWTTWKLLSSDERQTAIYEFQQFLNKLNAVHEAKEGSHAFYSIVGQKADFMLMILRPTMEELNAIETEFNKLKIAECTIPGYSYVSVVELSNYLSSDEDPYQNPQIRSRLYPELPRAKHVCFYPMDKRRQGEDNWYMLPMEERGKLMRSHGMIGRQYAGKVKQIITGSVGFDDYEWGVTLFADDVLQFKKLVYEMRFDEVSARYGEFGAFFVGNLLDDSKLEQMLQIN